The Desulfoscipio gibsoniae DSM 7213 genome contains a region encoding:
- a CDS encoding nickel-dependent hydrogenase large subunit, with translation MSKQRVMFSPVTRLSGLLSVDAVLEKGKIIDAKASSTMFRGFEQLMRDRKVTDAVYLTQRVCGICSLAHGAVASYLLDEIYDNNLSENAQYLRNVMYAAEFLQNHIRHFYLFSMPDFVKMPERPPFQGQNLTDARLNPEDNQRLVGHYFEAIKAAQRAHEIVALFGGKAPHQHSFLHGGVTVAPTADNVNRAVFLLDAICNFVKSCLVPDTELIAKVYHDYFKIGITPRRLLSFGLFRFGLKNEVYYFKGGVLEGNNLSLPRLDLISESITNSWFAMNNGDLQPDPHKARAYSYVIAAKYAGQYFQVGPLARMIINGRYNGGTSTMDRIYARTIETLLITELMRDWLMRLQPGPPPLAQKDTPIKTQATSVVDSMRGCLLHSAIIQDDQVVKYNIITPTCWNFSPRDAYGQYSPVESALIGTEIPRPDLTYTILGRTVRSFDPCLNCGTHVLDLKGNVKQELMI, from the coding sequence GCCGTACTGGAAAAGGGTAAAATTATTGATGCTAAAGCCAGCAGTACCATGTTCAGGGGCTTTGAGCAGCTCATGCGGGACAGGAAAGTCACTGACGCAGTGTATTTAACCCAAAGGGTATGCGGTATTTGTTCACTGGCCCACGGCGCAGTAGCCAGCTATTTGCTGGATGAGATCTATGACAACAACCTTTCCGAAAACGCCCAGTATCTGCGTAATGTTATGTATGCCGCTGAATTCCTGCAGAACCACATAAGGCATTTTTATTTATTTAGTATGCCTGACTTTGTGAAAATGCCGGAACGGCCTCCGTTTCAAGGGCAAAACCTCACCGACGCCCGGTTAAACCCGGAGGATAATCAAAGATTAGTTGGCCACTATTTTGAGGCGATTAAGGCCGCCCAAAGGGCCCATGAGATCGTTGCGCTGTTCGGCGGCAAGGCCCCGCACCAGCACAGTTTTCTGCATGGTGGTGTAACGGTTGCCCCAACGGCAGACAATGTCAACCGGGCTGTGTTTTTGCTGGATGCAATCTGCAATTTCGTTAAAAGCTGCCTGGTGCCTGATACCGAATTAATAGCTAAAGTATACCACGACTACTTTAAAATAGGAATTACGCCCAGGCGCCTGCTTTCCTTCGGACTATTCAGATTCGGCCTCAAAAACGAGGTTTACTATTTTAAAGGCGGGGTACTGGAAGGAAATAATTTATCATTACCCAGATTGGATTTAATCAGCGAAAGTATTACAAACTCCTGGTTTGCAATGAATAACGGTGATTTACAGCCTGACCCCCATAAGGCCAGAGCTTATTCTTATGTGATTGCGGCAAAATATGCCGGGCAGTACTTTCAAGTGGGGCCGCTGGCCCGGATGATCATCAACGGTCGCTACAACGGGGGCACTTCAACGATGGACCGGATCTATGCCCGGACTATCGAAACACTGCTCATTACTGAATTAATGCGTGATTGGCTGATGAGACTACAGCCGGGCCCTCCTCCATTAGCACAAAAAGATACACCTATTAAGACACAGGCAACATCAGTTGTTGATTCCATGCGGGGTTGTCTCCTGCACAGCGCTATCATTCAGGATGATCAAGTAGTCAAATATAATATAATAACCCCTACCTGTTGGAATTTTTCACCCAGGGATGCATATGGCCAGTACAGCCCGGTTGAAAGCGCACTTATTGGAACAGAGATCCCCCGCCCAGATTTAACCTACACCATACTGGGTCGCACCGTTCGTTCCTTTGACCCTTGCTTAAACTGCGGCACACATGTTTTAGATCTAAAAGGAAACGTAAAACAAGAATTGATGATTTGA